From a region of the Daphnia magna isolate NIES linkage group LG1, ASM2063170v1.1, whole genome shotgun sequence genome:
- the LOC116925445 gene encoding cold and drought-regulated protein CORA: protein MKIVMLAVCLVNLALLVSVYADEKADQTSADFAAGMEGMNYNGDETKHRPIFILPRPPIYGGYGGYGGYHGGYGGYGGYGGYGGYGHGFGPYYG from the exons ATGAAAATCGTGATG TTGGCCGTTTGTCTAGTGAACTTGGCATTGTTGGTGTCAGTTTACGCGGATGAAAAAGCGGATCAAACTTCGGCTGATTTTGCAGCCGGAATGGAGGGAATGAATTACAACGGGGATGAAACCAAACATCGGCCAATCTTCATTCTACCACGACCTCCG ATTTATGGTGGCTACGGCGGATACGGAGGTTACCATGG GGGATACGGTGGCTATGGCGGTTACGG AGGCTATGGTGGATATGGACATGGCTTCGGACCATATTATGGTTAA
- the LOC116925436 gene encoding uncharacterized protein LOC116925436, translated as MFPLSCRSNNRRCESTSILFSTILLLLFGCGWYYGVDGLKLLQVQVPTEVERGRSAVLGCRFEMEGDTLYSVKWYKGGKEFFRVVPKDNPPAQTFNVEGVQVNLAASDQNQVVLENLNLKSEGRYKCEVSAESPNFQTVYDVAEMSVVVPPRDSPVITSPKTVYRIGEEFMANCSSFPSRPPATITWTIADKPVTKEELTQYPSTLIDGGLEASVVGLHLKLRDAHFDRKGKMKLTCTASVGRMRIDGRTVVNISIADASINGDYPRQRSLTLDSRSGANAGIWQKSEFWRFCPAILFVVTLMCQTFG; from the exons GGTGTGGTTGGTATTACGGCGTTGACGGTTTGAAGCTGCTACAAGTGCAAGTCCCAACCGAAGTTGAAAGGGGTCGTTCAGCGGTATTGGGGTGCCGATTTGAAATGGAAGGCGACACCCTTTATTCTGTCAAATGGTACAAAG GAGGAAAGGAATTCTTCCGCGTCGTGCCGAAGGATAATCCTCCAGCTCAGACCTTCAACGTCGAAGGAGTCCAAGTTAAC TTGGCGGCATCTGATCAAAATCAAGTCGTCCTGGAAAATTTAAATCTCAAGAGCGAG GGTCGTTACAAGTGCGAGGTCTCAGCAGAATCACCCAATTTTCAAACAGTTTACGACGTTGCTGAAATGAGTGTCGTTG TTCCACCGAGAGATTCGCCGGTGATTACCTCACCTAAAACTGTGTACCGCATCGGGGAAGAATTTATGGCAAATTGTTCTTCGTTTCCTTCGAGACCACCAGCCACGATTACGTGGACGATTGCCGACAAACCG GTAACGAAAGAGGAACTAACACAATATCCATCCACACTGATTGACGGCGGCCTGGAAGCTTCTGTCGTCGGTTTACATTTGAAACTCAGAGATGCACATTTTGATCGGAAAGGAAAGATGAAGCTTACATGCACGGCTAGCGTCGGAAGGATGCGCATCGATGGACGGACTGTTGTTAACATTAGCATCGCTGATGCATCCATTAACGGTGACTATCCCAGACAGAGGTCTTTGACGCTAGACAGCCGCTCCGGCGCCAATGCtg GGATTTGGCAAAAATCGGAATTCTGGAGGTTTTGCCCAGCGATCCTGTTCGTCGTAACTCTAATGTGTCAAACGTTCGGCTAA
- the LOC116925455 gene encoding LOW QUALITY PROTEIN: uncharacterized protein LOC116925455 (The sequence of the model RefSeq protein was modified relative to this genomic sequence to represent the inferred CDS: deleted 2 bases in 2 codons) gives MARFKTVHHASDEQVRLSEEENSINHPQKESLRFQLDTSLLAPHLVDLVLEIQRTAESTLFHWKTFPLNLPQPIAVQEFSEGSASTRRKPLVVDNLFDIPSWDDLDVVSVDAHGEAKHLSNKQLTSVRQHGITVKNGTWRTLTADQLRSISKTGLFTVASVNFPGQHHTWRVNPLLQKGSEVATDSLLNTLAWAAAIINLTASERFTGDVFSIQESIRSLRMGFHRFLDLIFGMPTLQPRDFESRLHEERSRYLVAELLCAVHCQEEYIALCRFIRHYLAHQQGAGSSDRSSDLRQQKPPPLPYIFQTPKGLLIDLRLFSREIMDKSKPVINRILQQESKTRWSRQQVTEIKADSKRNEAGHSGPDDDFRDLITDEPFSHIWESIRHHPDLEQLGPGIGQLLIDQARATITMKKAVAKVRERFTADLIQAELDIRLRHPMLSLVKPWMEKQLHSIKVKLAKEYQWKCHEEAIDACRLKSLDQFVYFLSRDLAFLRDRAPILSKELWADKQATRTFHWDTWIWNPRAWIIRRHFQGGVEVIPTHLSGTPTSITNPRCSSSGSDGQEQPVYTLERSSRRTTTTQWPFWRWANFLQRAWVWSCNGAYACGYIVPWCSPIGLRALVASQPFYADLELSQVNGTLCPRRSAYTPTLNSRLASLWRHISKSRTEFETKPDTGFMGKGLTRQLNRVWNYGFKGLLCSLLFLLIFPVVCVLCSAGGICLALTAPVWAPIFALIYQVCIILIWDVDNPDPKRGPLLPMIRVLVRDLLLDGLLQPIACLVTAFIVCPLISFLLAVYGMLQWMIVRSRDALVYSLAIRPRGRIPASEGFLVKRIAGPGLNTEFHYQISKEQALAAFEARLESDRLIAYRRQTERLIRRPAEEFRLFIQQVFSPFSGTAWSSNVAVQLERETQALLASLEEKVERRLEELRLSLNANVLKKIRMSSADLKMVLVRSAMMMRTFYPSEILVRLGVNESELWERYNVEEGDWLALSAIFLSEIFSSAILNPLSDEETRIQLQAKDVNLCRYGVMLTQSDLDSEPFEWPQRAFQPAAVCLPDFYLFTPLGRDAANSSPPWKKKRMQMHGHSKRLSEGVASWMGKSVIVSEPSRAGWNSELLVPLPVSHPVLICILIYNRHRDVGAIPLESESCRLLIRYLEGSVTLSRRKENTISRPPVVLEAAASRSPASHKPLLGSSGSDLALSQPSLAADFSNTPSTSPSQHDTLVSIAQDGTLSLVGTLVSEHASVDIDIGLDPENVTQSLSASRDVDADAVQSKGLGSTLARAADTLRMALMGEKAEEAPSASGSHGKFSVDNFELLPSSDEQLAVAVTNDKRQDVVEKSKKFPTYQPASFRSWRMNLPAPIRYDSDPRLRTSIDSNQAPPTSPRPLGLFELSKGLALDRGPAFSPAQLSIGRRLMERGEMTASGSQDSLPFAEEDASLVDSPDCDLSKNAPLRKHPPDTLRNTGQSYCEVQQPRPSAVLASIEDLSLSIDSQHTHLDITSKLGTQV, from the exons ATGGCCCGTTTCAAGACGGTCCATCACGCTTCCGATGAACAAGTTCGGTTAAGTGAGGAAGAAAATAGCATCAACCACCCTCAG AAGGAATCATTAAGATTTCAACTAGATACATCTCTGCTAGCTCCTCATCTTGTGGATCTTGTTTTGGAAATCCAACGAACAGCTGAGAGTACCCTTTTCCATTGGAAAACATTTCCTCTCAACCTACCCCAGCCCATAGCAGTTCAGGAATTCAGTGAAGGTTCAGCGTCAACTAGACGGAAACCGCTGGTTGTAGACAATCTTTTTGACATTCCATCATGGGATGACCTGGATGTTGTATCTGTTGATGCACATGGTGAAGCTAAACACCTCAGCAATAAGCAGTTAACTTCAGTGAGGCAGCATGG TATTACTGTGAAAAATGGTACATGGAGAACATTAACAGCCGACCAGCTACGTTCCATAAGCAAAACAGG GTTGTTTACCGTCGCCAGTGTAAATTTTCCCGGCCAACATCATACCTGGCGAGTGAATCCACTTTTGCAAAAGGGCTCAGAAGTAGCAACGGATTCACTACTCAACACTTTGGCCTGGGCAGCCGCAATTATTAATTTGACAGCTAGCGAGAGGTTCACCGGTGATGTTTTTAGCATTCAAGAATCAATTCGCAGCCTCCGCATGGGATTTCATCGCTTCTTGG ATTTGATTTTCGGAATGCCAACTCTACAGCCTCGGGACTTTGAGTCGCGCCTACACGAAGAAAGAAGCCGTTATTTAGTGGCAGAGTTGTTATGCGCG GTTCATTGCCAAGAAGAATATATTGCCTTGTGTCGCTTTATTCGCCACTATCTTGCCCATCAGCAAGGGGCTGGCAGTAGCGATCGGTCATCAGACCTTCGGCAACAAAAACCTCCGCCTCTCCCTTACATCTTCCAGACACCCAAAGGGTTGCTGATTGATCTAAGGCTCTTCTCCAG AGAAATCATGGACAAAAGCAAGCCAGTGATAAATAGGATTTTGCAACAGGAGTCCAAAACTCGCTGGTCACGCCAACAAGTAACAGAAATTAAGGCTGATAGCAAACGCAACGAAGCCGGACATAGTGGTCCTGATGACGACTTTCGAGATTTGATTACCGACGAGCCCTTCAGTCATATTTGGGAATCAATTCGTCATCATCCGGATTTAGAGCAACTAGGACCTGGCATTGGGCAATTGCTGATTGATCAGGCGCGGGCTACTATCACTATGAAAAAAGCCGTTGCTAAAGTGCGAGAAAGATTTACCGCTGATCTAATCCAAGCCGAATTGGACATACGTCTACGTCACCCTATGCTTTCTCTCGTCAAACCGTGGATGGAAAAACAACTTCACAGCATTAAA GTGAAGCTGGCAAAAGAATACCAATGGAAATGCCACGAAGAAGCCATTGATGCATGCCGCCTCAAGTCACTTGATCAGTTTGTTTATTTCCTTTCGCGGGATCTCGCTTTTCTTAGAGAT CGAGCACCCATCTTGAGCAAAGAGCTCTGGGCAGACAAGCAGGCAACGCGTACATTTCATTGGGACACTTGGATATGGAACCCCCGTGCTTGGATCATTCGTCGTCATTTCCAAGGCGGTGTTGAG GTGATTCCGACCCACTTGAGTGGAACGCCGACATCTATTACGAATCCAAGATGCAGCAGCAGTGGCAGTGACGGTCAAGAACAACCTGTTTATACGTTGGAACGAAGCAGCAGAAGAACAACTACGACGCAGTGGCCGTTCTGGCGTTGGGCGAATTTCTTACAGCGAGCCTGGGTTTGGTCGTGCAACGGCGCTTATGCTTGCGGTTATATTGTTCCTTGGTGCAGTCCGATCGGTTTGCGGGCTCTTGTGGCAAGTCAGCCTTTCTACGCCGATCTTGAATTGTCGCAAGTGAATGGCACCCTTTGCCCACGTCGCTCTGCGTACACACCGACCCTAAATTCGCGTTTAGCTTCCCTTTGGCGTCACATCTCGAAATCAAGAACCGAGTTCGAAACGAAACCGGACACAGGTTTTATGGGAAAAGGCCTAACTCGGCAGCTGAATAGAGTATGGAATTACGGCTTTAAGGGTCTTCTCTGCAGTCTCTTGTTTCTCCTCATCTTCCCGGTTGTTTGTGTCCTCTGCAGCGCCGGTGGCATTTGCCTGGCGCTGACGGCTCCCGTTTGGGCTCCAATTTTCGCCCTGATCTACCAGGTCTGCATAATCCTAATCTGGGACGTGGATAATCCTGACCCTAAACGTGGCCCTCTCCTTCCCATGATCCGTGTCCTCGTTCGTGACCTATTACTCGATGGACTCCTCCAACCTATCGCCTGTTTGGTCACTGCCTTCATTGTTTGTCCGCTGATTTCCTTTCTCTTGGCCGTCT ATGGGATGCTGCAATGGATGATCGTACGTTCTCGAGACGCACTTGTCTACAGCCTCGCAATCCGCCCAAGAGGTCGTATACCGGCTTCAGAAGGTTTCCTAGTTAAACGAATTGCTGGACCTGGATTAAATACCGAATTCCACTATCAG ATATCAAAAGAACAAGCTTTAGCAGCGTTTGAAGCTCGCCTCGAATCGGATCGTCTGATTGCCTACCGG CGACAAACTGAACGTTTAATCCGACGTCCAGCTGAAGAATTCCGA TTGTTCATTCAACAAGTGTTTTCTCCTTTCTCAGGCACTGCTTG GTCATCAAATGTTGCTGTTCAACTGGAACGCGAGACACAAGCTTTGCTGGCGTCACTGGAAGAAAAAGTAGAACGACGTCTGGAGGAACTGAGACTGTCGTTGAATGCCAACGTCTTGAAAAAGATACGAATGTCGTCGGCTGATCTCAAG ATGGTACTTGTGCGATCAGCTATGATGATGCGCACTTTTTACCCTTCTGAAATCCTGGTCCGCCTAGGTGTCAACGAATCCGAGTTATGGGAACGTTATAACGTTGAAGAAGGAGACTGGCTTGCTTTATCGGCCATCTTTCTGAGCGAAATATTCAGCTCGGCAATTCTAAATCCACTTAGCGACGAAGAAACCCGCATTCAACTCCAG GCGAAGGACGTCAATTTGTGTCGTTATGGAGTCATGCTCACGCAATCGGATCTTGACAGCGAACCTTTTGAATGGCCGCAACGGGCATTCCAACCAGCGGCCGTTTGCTTACCTGATTTTTACCTTTTCACTCCGCTCGGTCGCGATGCTGCCAATAGTAGCCCGccatggaaaaagaaaaggatgcAGATGCACGGTCATTCAAAACg CCTTTCCGAAGGGGTCGCTTCATGGATGGGAAAGTCTGTCATTGTTTCAGAGCCCAGTCGAGCCGGATGGAACTCTGAACTGTTGGTACCTCTACCGGTGTCCCACCCGGTTCTCATTTGCATACTGATATACAATCGACATCGAGACGTTGGAGCCATTCCGCTAGAATCGGAATCGTGCCGCCTGCTCATTCGCTACTTGGAAGGCTCAGTCACACTTTCGCGAAGAAAAGA GAACACAATTTCTCGCCCGCCTGTGGTATTGGAAGCAGCGGCAAGCAGAAGCCCGGCCAGTCACAAACCCTTGCTGGGAAGCTCTGGATCGGATCTAGCGTTGTCTCAACCTTCGTTGGCAGCTGATTTCTCAAACACGCCCAGTACTAGTCCTTCACAGCACGATACACTTGTTTCAATCGCCCAGGACGGCACGCTTTCGTTAGTCGGGACACTCGTCTCGGAGCACGCTTCCGTCGATATCGACATTGGTTTGGATCCAGAAAACGTTACGCA AAGTTTATCAGCCTCCAGAGACGTGGACGCTGATGCGGTACAATCTAAAGGCCTAGGTTCAACTCTAGCTCGAGCTGCAGATACGTTGCGAATGGCTCTTATGGGCGAGAAAGCCGAAGAGGCACCGTCTGCGTCTGGCAGTCACGGAAAATTCAGTGTTGATAATTTTGAATTGTTGCCTAGCAGCGACGAACAGCTTGCTGTTGCTGTCACCAACGACAAACGCCAAGATGTGGTCGAAAAAAGCAAGAAGTTTCCAACTTATCAACCGGCTTCTTTCCGTAGTTGGCGTATGAATCTTCCTGCGCCAATAcg ATATGATTCTGATCCGAGGCTGAGGACATCGATTGACTCGAATCAGGCACCTCCGACAAGTCCTCGACCGTTGGGTCTTTTCGAATTAAGCAAAGGTTTAGCCCTTGATCGTGGACCTGCTTTTAGCCCAGCGCAATTATCGATCGGTAGGAGGTTGATGGAAAGAGGAGAAATGACGGCATCGGGCAGCCAAGACAGTCTACCTTTTGCGGAGGAAGATGCATCTCTTGTTGATTCGCCAGATTGCGATCTTTCAAAAAATGCTCCGTTACGAAAACATCCACCAGATACTTTAAG GAACACTGGTCAATCCTATTGCGAAGTGCAACAACCTCGACCGTCTGCCGTTTTGGCATCGATTGAGGATTTGAGTCTCAGTATTGACAGTCAACATACTCACCTAGATATTACGTCTAAACTTGGAACTCAAGTTTGA